TTTATCGGTAGTTTCTTTTACTTGTTTTAAACGAAGCGGTAAAGTGCGCAAGCCGCGCAGAATTAACCACGAATCGTGAGGCGAAAGAATACCGCCAATATTTTGGAAACCGGTTGCAAAAATTTTCTCGATTAAATGTTGGCTTCCAATAATACATCCGGCAACCACATCGCTATGGCCGGAATAATATTTGGTGAGTGAATGCACCTCTATGTCTATACCCAATTCTATACAGCGCTGCCCCAACGAAGTGCAATACGTGTTGTCTATAATAGTGGTAATGCCTTGTTGTTTGGCAAGTGCGGCAACCGCTTTTAAATCTTGAATTTCAAATGTAAAAGTATTGGGGCTTTCAAGAATAATGAGGGTGGTATTGGGGCGAATGGCATTTTTTATGTTGGCAGTATCTGTGCCATCTACAAAAGTGTATTCAACACCAAAGGCAGCTAAAATTTTAGTGCAAAGTTTTTTGGTCCAGCTGTAAGGATGTTGCTGGCAAATAACGTGCTTGCCTGTGCTTACCAAACTCAAAACAGCAGTGCTCATGGCGGCCATGCCACTACCGAGCACCAGCGCACTCTCGGCTCCGGCAAGAGCGGCAATTTTTTTACATAAAATATCTGAGGTTGGATTTTTGCCGCGTGTATAAAGGCTTTTTTCGCTTTCGTGTAATAAGGCATGGCGCAGTTCATCGGTGCTGCGAAATGCAAAATTTGATGACTGTATGTGTGGCGGAGCTACTGCGCCAAAATAATTGGCACGCTCTTCGCCTAAATGGTTTAGTATGAAAGAAATATCATCCATAGAGAAACAATTACAGATTTCTCCTGAGTTCGTACTTTTCTATTTTGTTGTATAAGTGGCTGCGCTGAATATCTAATACTTCTGCGGTTTTAGATACATTCCAACTGAATTTTTTGAGCTTGTGTTCTATGAATAAGCGCTCGATATGTTCTTTAAAATCTTGAAATCTATCGAACGATTCAAATAAATCTACAGGTGTGTCTTTAGCTTGCGTGTTTGTAACATAAGCACGCACTTCTTCTTCAGTAACTTTGTATCCGCTAAGAATTACGAGGCGCTCCATTACGTTGCGCAGTTCGCGGATATTGCCCGACCAGTTCATAAGTTTTAATTCCTCCAGTGCTTTGGGCGTAATAAGTTTTTTGGAGATGCCGCTGTCTTCGCAAATTTCTTTTATGAATTTTTCTGCTAGCAGTGGAATATCGTCTCTTCTTTCGTTGAGCGAAGGAACATGAATAATAATTACACCTAAGCGGTGGTATAAATCGAGGCGGAATCTGCCTTCTTCCGATTCTTTAAGCAAATCTTTATTGGTAGCGGCAATTACGCGCACATCAACCGAAATATCTTTATCGCCACCTACTCGGGTAATTTTTCCTTCTTGTAAAGCGCGCAGTACTTTTGCTTGGGCGGCAATGCTCATGTCGCCAATTTCGTCTAAGAAAAGTGTGCCGCCATGCGCTTGCTCAAATTTGCCTATGCGTGTTTTTATGGCAGAAGTAAAGGAGCCTTTTTCGTGCCCAAAGAGTTCACTTTCTATAAGTTCTCCGGGCATGGCCGCACAATTTATTTCTACCAGAGGAGCGTTGGCACGATTGCTTTTTTCGTGTACCCAGCGGGCTACCAATTCTTTGCCGGTGCCGTTGTCGCCTGTAATAAGTACGCGTGCATCGGTAGGCGCTACTCTTTCAATAGTGTCTTTTATTTTTTTGATAGCTGGCGATTCGCCAATTATTTCGCGGGTTTTGCCAACTTTTCTTTTTAATACTTTAGCTTCAATTTGCAAATTGGCTTTTTCTAAAGCATTGCGAATGGTAATAAGCAAACGGTTTAAATCCGGTGGTTTAGAAATAAAATCGAAGGCGCCTTTTTTGGTGGCTTCTACGGCATTTTCTACCGTGCCGTGTCCCGATATCATAATAAAGGGTGTTTCTGCTGTTTCAGCCATTGCTTTAGAAAGCACTTCCATGCCGTCCATTTTAGGCATCTTAATATCGCACAGAACTAAGTCGTAGTCAAACTCTCGAATCATATTCAGTGCCTTGGCACCATCTTCAGCTTCATCAACATGGTAGCCTTCAAACTCTAAAATTTCTTTGAGTGTTTTGCGAATTGCTTTTTCGTCATCTGCAATTAAAATGTTTGGCATGTGCGAAGGTTTTTATTGTAAAACGCTGCAAAATATCATTTTCAAAAAAAACAGCGGCATTTTAACGCTAACATGCGTTGCTACAAGGTATAATGTGGCCGTGTAAAGTGCTTTTACTTTCGGCACGAATTAAAATTTAAGATATTTGCAAAGCAGCAAACGCAATGGCAGATAAGCATTTTGATATAGCAATTATTGGTAGTGGTTTAGGTGGTTTACTGTGTGGTGCCATTTTAAGTAAAGAAGGTAAGCGCGTTTGCATAGTTGAAAAAAACGAACAAATAGGCGGCTGCTTGCAAACCTTTAAACGCGATGGATGCGTGTACGATACGGGCGTTCACTACATAGGCGGTTTAGAGCCGGGGAAAAATTTATATGCCATTTTTAATTACTTGGGAATTGCAGAGCGGTTACAAGTAAGCCGCATGGAGGAAGATGGTTTTGATGTGGTGCTGTTTGGCAACGATACGCAGGCATACCATTACGGTATGGGCTATGAAAATTTTGCAAGAATTATGTGCAAATATTTTCCCGAGGAGGAGGAGGCCATAAAAAAATACTGTGCCGATATGCAAGCAATTTGCAGCCAGTTTCCTTTGTATAACTTGCGTTCCTTCGATAGCTATTCAGATTTTTCGGTGTTTGAAAAAAGTGCAGCGCATTATTTTAAGGAACTTACCACCAACCTAAAGTTACAACAGGTATTAGCCGGCACCAATATTTTGTATGCCGGAGTTGCAGAAAAAACACCATTATATATTCATGCGTTAGTAGTAAACAGTTATATAGAAAGTGCTGTAAAATGTAAGCGTGGAGGCGATCAAATTGCCAAATTGTTAGCAAGGGTAGTTAAGGCAAACGGTGGTGTAATTCTAAGGAAAACGAAAGTTGAAAAAATACATGTAACACAAGGTGTTGCCGATTATTTAGAGCTAGAAGGCGGAGAAAAAATTATTGCAGCAACATTTATTTCCAACATTCACCCCGCGCAAACGCTGGCGCTTGCAGAAACCGATGTTATCCGGCAGGTTTATAAAAATAGAATTAGCTCTTTAGAAAATTCAGTAGCATCTTTTACACTTTATGCGAAGCTCAAGCCCCAAGCAGTAGCGTATCAAAATAGAAACTATCATTATTTTGAAACTGCAGATGTATGGAATGCCACACAGCATAGTAGCGAAGATTGGCCTCGCGCTTACGCCATGTTTTTTGGTGTACCCGAAGCGCAATCGCAGTATGCAGAAACTATAGCCGTAATGGCATATATGAATTTTAGCGAAGTACAAGAATGGGCACATACACACAACACCACACTGCACGAAAGTGAAAGGAGCGAAAGCTATCAGCAATTTAAAAAGCAAAAGGCAGAAAGGTTATTGC
This genomic stretch from Chitinophagales bacterium harbors:
- a CDS encoding PLP-dependent transferase, translated to MDDISFILNHLGEERANYFGAVAPPHIQSSNFAFRSTDELRHALLHESEKSLYTRGKNPTSDILCKKIAALAGAESALVLGSGMAAMSTAVLSLVSTGKHVICQQHPYSWTKKLCTKILAAFGVEYTFVDGTDTANIKNAIRPNTTLIILESPNTFTFEIQDLKAVAALAKQQGITTIIDNTYCTSLGQRCIELGIDIEVHSLTKYYSGHSDVVAGCIIGSQHLIEKIFATGFQNIGGILSPHDSWLILRGLRTLPLRLKQVKETTDKVVAFLAQHPRVEKVLYPFHHSFAQHALAQQQMQWCGGLFSIQLKAQSTDEVELFVNNLKAFLLAVSWGGHESLVFPVCAALPKGNYNSHLPFNLIRFYCGLESSDFLIADLKQALNK
- a CDS encoding sigma-54-dependent Fis family transcriptional regulator; protein product: MPNILIADDEKAIRKTLKEILEFEGYHVDEAEDGAKALNMIREFDYDLVLCDIKMPKMDGMEVLSKAMAETAETPFIMISGHGTVENAVEATKKGAFDFISKPPDLNRLLITIRNALEKANLQIEAKVLKRKVGKTREIIGESPAIKKIKDTIERVAPTDARVLITGDNGTGKELVARWVHEKSNRANAPLVEINCAAMPGELIESELFGHEKGSFTSAIKTRIGKFEQAHGGTLFLDEIGDMSIAAQAKVLRALQEGKITRVGGDKDISVDVRVIAATNKDLLKESEEGRFRLDLYHRLGVIIIHVPSLNERRDDIPLLAEKFIKEICEDSGISKKLITPKALEELKLMNWSGNIRELRNVMERLVILSGYKVTEEEVRAYVTNTQAKDTPVDLFESFDRFQDFKEHIERLFIEHKLKKFSWNVSKTAEVLDIQRSHLYNKIEKYELRRNL
- a CDS encoding NAD(P)/FAD-dependent oxidoreductase — its product is MADKHFDIAIIGSGLGGLLCGAILSKEGKRVCIVEKNEQIGGCLQTFKRDGCVYDTGVHYIGGLEPGKNLYAIFNYLGIAERLQVSRMEEDGFDVVLFGNDTQAYHYGMGYENFARIMCKYFPEEEEAIKKYCADMQAICSQFPLYNLRSFDSYSDFSVFEKSAAHYFKELTTNLKLQQVLAGTNILYAGVAEKTPLYIHALVVNSYIESAVKCKRGGDQIAKLLARVVKANGGVILRKTKVEKIHVTQGVADYLELEGGEKIIAATFISNIHPAQTLALAETDVIRQVYKNRISSLENSVASFTLYAKLKPQAVAYQNRNYHYFETADVWNATQHSSEDWPRAYAMFFGVPEAQSQYAETIAVMAYMNFSEVQEWAHTHNTTLHESERSESYQQFKKQKAERLLQVMAKKFPHIVENIETYYTSTPLSYRDYMGTADGSCYGIVKDYNDAMKTRLMTNTKIPNLFLTGQNVNLHGILGVAMTALVTCGSLIGKEYLLNKILAANETMA